In Paraflavitalea devenefica, the following are encoded in one genomic region:
- a CDS encoding class D beta-lactamase → MVRWMICLLLPIIFFACSPNNVTVDDSLKKYFDEHKIEGTFGLFDNGQGSFTVYNLPRFTDSVYLPASTFKIINSLIGLETGQVLDSSTVIAWDSIERRRAECNRNMSMYDAFRISCPPWYQELARRIGKPVMQKWLDTLGYARRYSKFTIGNNLDTFWLDNSAKVTADEELGIVKKLYFDQLPFQHRSQRIVKNMMLWEKDANYSLSYKTGWGFDEKNHAIGWIVGWIEENTHPYFFVLQLDSPDRNFDMKPARIKILKDILKQYGFMQGKK, encoded by the coding sequence ATGGTCCGTTGGATGATCTGTCTTTTATTGCCAATAATCTTTTTTGCCTGCTCACCCAATAACGTTACTGTTGATGACAGCCTCAAGAAATACTTCGATGAGCATAAAATAGAGGGCACTTTTGGTTTATTTGACAATGGACAAGGCAGCTTTACCGTATACAACCTGCCCCGTTTTACCGACAGTGTTTATTTACCGGCTTCTACCTTTAAAATCATCAATTCCCTCATTGGCCTGGAAACCGGCCAGGTATTGGACAGCAGCACCGTTATTGCCTGGGACAGCATTGAGCGCAGGCGTGCCGAATGCAACAGGAACATGAGTATGTATGATGCCTTCCGTATCTCCTGCCCACCCTGGTACCAGGAACTGGCACGCCGCATTGGCAAGCCCGTGATGCAGAAATGGCTGGATACCCTGGGTTATGCCCGCCGCTATAGTAAGTTCACCATTGGCAATAACCTCGATACCTTCTGGCTGGATAATTCGGCCAAAGTAACAGCCGATGAGGAACTGGGTATTGTGAAGAAACTCTATTTCGACCAGCTTCCTTTTCAGCACCGCTCCCAGCGTATTGTGAAAAACATGATGCTGTGGGAAAAAGACGCCAATTATTCCCTGAGCTATAAAACCGGCTGGGGCTTCGATGAAAAGAACCATGCTATCGGCTGGATCGTTGGATGGATAGAGGAAAATACCCATCCTTACTTTTTTGTGCTGCAACTGGATTCACCCGACCGCAATTTTGATATGAAGCCCGCCCGTATTAAGATTTTGAAGGATATATTAAAGCAGTATGGCTTTATGCAAGGCAAGAAATAA
- the treF gene encoding alpha,alpha-trehalase TreF: MKKTIGLFSLIGYLLAAVAQSPATPDKIYGDLFHQVQMSKIFPDGKTFVDCIPKRAPKDIMYDYGLRKGPQLDLKKFVEENFELPHTPQINYVTREKDVVMHIKNLWGVLRRQPDSVTISPTGSGQGATSLLPLPYPYIVPGGRFREIYYWDSYFTMLGLKESGETAMIENMVKNFAYLIETYGHIPNGNRTYYLSRSQPPFFALMVELLAEVKGDSIYADFLPALQKEYSFWMEGADKLAPGQFAKRVVKLPNGTVMNRYWDDNPAPRQESYREDVETAERSKRNKTEMYQHLRAGAESGIDFSSRWFADKKSLATIQTTHYIPVDLNALLYKLELVIAKGAMVKHDDSTASLFRKKSDRRLAAIDKFCWSRTLNFYTDYNFRTRKQSTIVSPAGMYPFCVFTKKPDYMSLLARRAGEVIKEKLLKDGGVTTTANTTGEQWDAPNGWAPLQWMTIWGLDRSGQRELARDIADRWMKLNIDVFQRTGKLMEKYNVVDTKLEAGGGEYAGQDGFGWTNGVLLKLISKYGLPK, from the coding sequence ATGAAAAAAACGATAGGACTTTTTTCGTTGATAGGGTATTTATTGGCCGCTGTTGCCCAGTCGCCTGCCACTCCCGATAAGATCTATGGCGACTTATTCCACCAGGTGCAGATGAGTAAGATATTTCCGGATGGAAAAACTTTTGTAGACTGTATTCCCAAACGCGCTCCCAAAGACATCATGTACGATTACGGCCTGCGCAAAGGCCCGCAACTTGACCTGAAGAAGTTTGTAGAAGAGAATTTTGAATTACCACATACGCCGCAGATCAATTATGTTACCCGCGAAAAAGACGTGGTGATGCACATCAAAAACCTCTGGGGTGTACTTCGCCGGCAGCCGGATAGTGTAACCATCTCCCCCACCGGGAGCGGCCAGGGGGCTACTTCCTTATTGCCATTACCTTATCCCTACATAGTACCGGGTGGACGCTTCCGGGAGATCTATTACTGGGACTCCTATTTCACCATGCTGGGCCTGAAAGAAAGTGGAGAAACAGCTATGATCGAAAATATGGTGAAAAATTTTGCCTATCTCATAGAGACCTACGGCCATATCCCCAATGGCAACAGGACCTATTACCTCAGCCGTTCCCAGCCTCCTTTTTTTGCGTTGATGGTAGAATTGCTGGCCGAAGTAAAAGGCGATTCCATCTATGCCGACTTCCTGCCTGCCCTGCAAAAAGAATACAGCTTCTGGATGGAAGGCGCTGATAAACTGGCTCCCGGGCAGTTTGCCAAAAGGGTGGTGAAGTTGCCCAACGGCACGGTCATGAACCGTTACTGGGATGATAATCCCGCACCCCGCCAGGAAAGCTACCGCGAAGATGTGGAAACAGCCGAAAGATCAAAGCGTAATAAAACAGAGATGTACCAGCACCTGCGGGCAGGCGCGGAAAGTGGCATTGATTTCAGCAGTCGCTGGTTTGCCGATAAGAAAAGCCTTGCCACTATTCAAACAACCCATTATATCCCCGTTGACCTGAATGCCCTGCTCTACAAACTGGAGCTGGTGATTGCGAAAGGCGCTATGGTAAAACATGATGACAGCACTGCCAGCCTGTTCCGTAAAAAGTCTGACCGGCGACTGGCAGCCATTGACAAGTTTTGCTGGAGCAGAACACTCAATTTTTATACAGATTATAATTTCAGGACCCGGAAACAATCTACCATCGTATCACCGGCAGGTATGTATCCCTTCTGCGTCTTTACCAAAAAGCCGGATTATATGAGCCTGCTGGCGCGCCGGGCTGGTGAAGTGATCAAAGAAAAGCTCCTGAAAGATGGCGGTGTTACCACCACAGCCAATACTACCGGTGAACAGTGGGATGCCCCCAACGGGTGGGCACCCCTCCAATGGATGACGATCTGGGGACTTGATCGCAGCGGTCAGCGGGAACTGGCCAGGGATATTGCCGACCGCTGGATGAAACTGAACATCGATGTATTCCAACGTACCGGCAAGCTGATGGAAAAATACAATGTCGTTGATACCAAACTGGAAGCCGGTGGCGGTGAATACGCCGGGCAGGATGGCTTTGGCTGGACCAATGGCGTATTGCTGAAGCTGATCAGCAAATATGGCTTACCGAAATAA
- a CDS encoding phosphatase PAP2 family protein, translating to MKKLLFFPIVIIAVGIIIPLSCSKDVDGRTDNLPPLQPAKTDIDGGAWKPILLTTAGEIAVPVPAAVTTPDYIAQINEIKTWQADLTDREKDLVKYWSAGAVLRWNEILRELVAKHNLPPYQNEDGTYPVPNANNPLAYPQFPFANPPFASRAYAYVSAAQYDALVAAWHYKKLYNRPAPYKTDATLKVLIPQSDLPSYPSEDAVVAGAAVEMMKLLFPGDQDFIQQKAEEHKRARIIAGANVRSDIEAGEALGRAVAQKFVTRARGDRAGVAGGNQAYWTQLETDCIAKGETPWYSLETPKRPPMLPIFGKVKAFLFDSLTCIALRPGPPPLTGSDKMKEETKEIYEYVNNPTRERIRIVHFWADGVGTYTPAGHWDAIAAEDFIKKNYSELRWARNMALLNMSLMDAAIVCWDTKFYYFNPRPSQLDPRIKTLTGVPNFPAYISGHSTFSGAAAAILAHIVPEKATAYNDMAKEASLSRMYGGIHYRADCEVGLQVGKNVGNYAVERAKTDGAGD from the coding sequence ATGAAAAAGCTGTTATTCTTCCCTATTGTTATAATAGCTGTTGGTATTATCATACCACTCTCCTGTTCCAAGGATGTGGATGGCAGAACGGATAACCTGCCACCCTTACAACCAGCCAAAACAGATATTGATGGCGGCGCCTGGAAACCCATCCTGCTTACTACGGCAGGAGAGATTGCGGTACCGGTACCGGCCGCTGTTACCACACCGGATTACATTGCCCAGATCAATGAGATCAAAACCTGGCAGGCCGATCTTACCGATCGGGAAAAAGACCTGGTAAAATACTGGAGTGCAGGCGCTGTGCTTCGCTGGAATGAGATCCTGCGCGAACTGGTAGCCAAACACAACCTGCCGCCTTATCAAAATGAAGATGGCACTTACCCGGTTCCCAATGCCAATAACCCATTGGCTTATCCGCAATTTCCCTTTGCCAACCCGCCTTTTGCATCCCGGGCGTATGCTTATGTGAGCGCCGCCCAATACGATGCACTGGTAGCGGCCTGGCATTATAAAAAACTGTATAACCGCCCGGCGCCTTATAAAACAGATGCCACATTGAAAGTGCTGATACCGCAAAGCGACCTGCCATCGTACCCTTCAGAGGATGCAGTAGTAGCCGGTGCTGCCGTGGAAATGATGAAGCTGTTGTTTCCCGGCGACCAGGATTTTATACAGCAAAAAGCCGAAGAGCACAAACGGGCCCGCATTATCGCAGGCGCCAACGTGCGTAGTGATATAGAAGCCGGTGAAGCGCTTGGCAGGGCAGTAGCACAAAAGTTTGTGACCCGTGCCAGGGGCGACAGGGCCGGTGTTGCAGGCGGCAACCAGGCCTACTGGACCCAACTGGAAACAGATTGCATTGCCAAAGGAGAAACGCCCTGGTATAGCCTGGAAACGCCCAAACGCCCTCCTATGCTGCCCATCTTTGGGAAAGTAAAGGCTTTCCTCTTCGATTCACTCACTTGTATTGCGCTGCGCCCCGGACCACCGCCATTAACCGGCAGCGACAAAATGAAGGAAGAAACAAAAGAGATCTATGAATATGTAAACAATCCCACCCGTGAACGTATACGCATTGTTCATTTCTGGGCCGATGGGGTAGGTACCTATACCCCTGCCGGGCATTGGGATGCCATTGCCGCGGAAGACTTTATTAAAAAGAACTACAGTGAGCTGCGCTGGGCCCGCAATATGGCCTTGCTGAATATGTCGTTGATGGACGCCGCCATTGTATGCTGGGATACCAAGTTCTATTATTTTAATCCCCGCCCCTCCCAGTTGGACCCACGGATAAAAACGCTCACCGGCGTTCCCAATTTCCCGGCCTATATATCCGGCCACTCCACTTTCAGCGGGGCAGCCGCAGCCATCCTGGCGCACATCGTGCCTGAAAAAGCAACTGCTTATAATGACATGGCGAAGGAAGCATCCCTGTCGCGCATGTATGGTGGTATCCACTACCGGGCCGATTGTGAAGTGGGCCTGCAGGTAGGTAAAAACGTAGGGAACTATGCTGTAGAGCGCGCCAAAACAGATGGTGCAGGTGATTAA